Proteins encoded together in one Micromonospora kangleipakensis window:
- the drmB gene encoding DUF1998 domain-containing protein, with the protein MRTVRLSQVVSPFGVGAVFDVLGESLMGVDISEWAYNKSTRVESRRLEQALGVKELRSPPSVPSYPSKHTPGIPYQRFPRWLFCQDCRRMRYVRSLEETGEAPKCAHCTAHMVPMRFIAVCAKRGHVMDVPWDRWAHSQPGTEDQRRCRKQELRFETRSGGSEGLSSLVVHCMTCKASRHLGELPSRDSLKRIGVRCSGTQPWQRGSFSCDERIEVLQRGATNVTLPETTTALDIPEPTVPARDLEAEIRQHRNFDDVRTAPDGPRATVLVELIAEDLGVSKDLVLRVARGDGGTDSAEGLRETRAGLLNGEWRAFMQATDADGEPTGNPNFIVSSAELVAGAGSHVHSLLAEKVQDVVLVHRLREVRVLHGFRRYDLAADVVPVDLGPRGRERWLPATESFGEGIFLSLDQQRLASWEQIEAVIDRTEILERRRRDSHIGSRFAEVSPRSVLLHTLAHLQIRRLAFSCGYSAASLRERIYAGVGPDPEAGFLIYTAAGDAEGTLGGLVRQGEDPRLAQTLLAALEEAAWCSADPVCRESRGQGLNSLNLAGCHGCCLVGETSCERSNVLLDRVLVVGDDKTPGFFGDVVEALRAASVERI; encoded by the coding sequence ATGAGAACCGTCAGGCTCAGCCAGGTCGTGTCTCCGTTCGGGGTGGGGGCTGTCTTCGATGTCCTCGGAGAATCCCTGATGGGCGTCGACATCAGCGAGTGGGCGTACAACAAGAGCACAAGGGTCGAGTCACGGCGGCTGGAGCAGGCTCTCGGCGTGAAGGAGCTGCGCTCGCCGCCGAGCGTCCCGTCCTACCCGTCCAAGCACACTCCCGGGATCCCCTACCAGCGCTTCCCGCGCTGGCTCTTCTGCCAGGACTGCCGACGTATGCGCTACGTACGGAGCCTCGAGGAGACCGGTGAGGCGCCGAAATGCGCGCACTGCACGGCGCACATGGTGCCCATGCGATTCATCGCGGTGTGTGCGAAACGCGGGCACGTGATGGACGTTCCCTGGGACCGGTGGGCGCACTCGCAGCCGGGAACCGAGGACCAGAGGCGATGCCGCAAGCAGGAGCTGCGCTTCGAAACGAGGAGCGGCGGATCTGAGGGGCTGTCCAGCCTGGTCGTACACTGCATGACCTGCAAGGCGTCGCGGCACCTCGGCGAGCTTCCGAGCCGGGACTCTCTGAAGAGGATCGGCGTGCGGTGCTCCGGAACGCAGCCGTGGCAGCGGGGCAGCTTTTCGTGCGACGAACGGATCGAAGTCCTCCAGCGTGGGGCTACCAACGTCACTCTTCCAGAGACGACTACGGCCCTGGATATCCCGGAACCGACCGTTCCGGCCCGGGACCTCGAGGCTGAAATCCGGCAGCACCGCAACTTCGACGATGTTCGTACCGCTCCCGACGGGCCGCGGGCCACGGTGCTGGTCGAATTGATCGCCGAGGATCTGGGGGTGTCCAAGGATCTCGTGCTGCGCGTCGCCAGAGGTGACGGGGGCACGGACTCGGCGGAGGGCTTGCGCGAAACCCGAGCAGGGTTGCTCAACGGTGAGTGGCGGGCGTTCATGCAGGCCACCGACGCCGACGGTGAGCCGACCGGGAACCCTAACTTCATCGTGTCGTCCGCAGAGCTCGTGGCGGGCGCGGGCAGTCACGTGCACAGCTTGCTCGCCGAGAAGGTCCAGGACGTAGTGTTGGTTCACCGCCTACGGGAGGTCCGGGTCCTGCACGGGTTCCGTCGATACGACCTTGCCGCGGACGTCGTTCCGGTCGACCTCGGTCCTCGCGGGCGGGAGCGCTGGCTTCCGGCGACCGAGTCGTTCGGAGAGGGCATTTTCCTGTCATTGGACCAGCAACGGTTGGCCTCCTGGGAGCAGATCGAAGCCGTCATCGACCGTACGGAAATCCTCGAACGACGCCGCCGCGACAGCCACATCGGATCACGCTTCGCGGAGGTCTCGCCGAGGTCGGTTCTTCTTCACACCCTCGCACACCTGCAGATCCGTCGTTTGGCCTTCTCCTGCGGCTACTCGGCGGCCTCTCTGCGTGAGCGCATTTACGCTGGCGTCGGGCCGGACCCGGAAGCCGGGTTTTTGATCTATACGGCGGCTGGCGATGCCGAGGGGACCCTTGGCGGGCTCGTCCGGCAGGGCGAAGACCCCCGCCTTGCGCAGACGCTGCTAGCCGCACTTGAGGAAGCGGCCTGGTGTTCCGCCGACCCGGTATGCCGCGAGAGCCGGGGGCAGGGGTTGAACAGCCTGAACCTCGCCGGCTGCCACGGCTGCTGCCTCGTCGGGGAGACGTCGTGCGAACGATCGAATGTGCTGCTCGACCGTGTCCTGGTGGTCGGTGACGACAAGACACCGGGGTTCTTCGGCGATGTGGTCGAAGCCCTTCGAGCTGCCTCCGTGGAGCGGATATGA
- a CDS encoding very short patch repair endonuclease, with protein sequence MSRLPRRDTGPEVQLRRLLHAQGLRYRVQLPVPDWRRRTIDIAFTRVKVAVFVDGCFWHGCPEHGMVPRSNQAWWASKLEANRRRDAETTAHLQSRGWRVLRFWSHDDVSDMVVAVTRAVRMPATPV encoded by the coding sequence ATGAGTCGCCTTCCGCGTCGGGACACCGGGCCGGAGGTTCAGCTACGCCGGCTATTGCATGCCCAGGGACTTCGCTATCGGGTGCAGCTGCCGGTACCGGATTGGCGACGCCGAACGATCGACATCGCCTTCACCCGCGTGAAGGTCGCTGTCTTCGTCGACGGTTGCTTTTGGCACGGCTGCCCCGAACACGGCATGGTTCCACGGAGTAATCAGGCGTGGTGGGCGTCCAAGCTCGAAGCAAACCGACGCCGGGACGCGGAGACGACCGCACACCTCCAATCCCGCGGCTGGAGGGTCCTTCGTTTCTGGTCCCATGACGATGTTTCTGACATGGTTGTAGCGGTCACACGAGCCGTGCGTATGCCCGCAACGCCAGTCTGA
- a CDS encoding IS982 family transposase, with translation MTTDLNTLLTALYVKIDDWLGRPPRAGRPPRLSDAELLTLAVAQVLLGVRSEARWLRFVPGHLPGAFPYLPGQSGYNKRLRAALPLLKRAIRAVAEDTDLWTDGAWVVDSTPVECGRSRPTVKRSGLAGWAGYGYCASHSRFFWGLRLHLVCTPSGLPITWALANPKIDERQVLTAILEDDPDLISQRPGLLIIADKGYVSAELDRWLAERGVRMLRPSYRNRTPRPGEHLLKPIRQLIESVNDTLKGQLDLELHGGRSIEGVAVRVAQRLLAMTAAIWHNRTTGQAVTRSLIAYDH, from the coding sequence GTGACGACCGACCTCAACACCCTTCTGACCGCACTGTACGTGAAGATCGATGACTGGCTGGGACGGCCGCCCCGGGCCGGACGGCCACCGCGGTTGTCCGACGCTGAGCTGCTGACCCTGGCAGTGGCGCAGGTCCTGCTCGGGGTCCGTTCCGAGGCCCGCTGGCTGCGGTTCGTCCCCGGTCACCTACCTGGCGCGTTTCCGTACCTGCCGGGCCAGTCCGGGTACAACAAACGCCTCCGGGCCGCGCTGCCGCTACTCAAACGCGCCATCCGAGCCGTCGCCGAGGACACCGACCTGTGGACCGACGGCGCCTGGGTCGTCGACTCGACCCCGGTGGAGTGCGGCCGGTCCCGGCCGACGGTGAAACGCTCGGGCCTGGCCGGGTGGGCCGGCTACGGCTACTGCGCCTCGCACTCGAGGTTCTTCTGGGGCCTGCGCCTGCATCTGGTCTGCACCCCGTCCGGCCTGCCGATCACCTGGGCCCTGGCCAACCCGAAAATCGATGAACGGCAGGTGTTGACCGCGATCCTTGAAGACGACCCGGACCTGATCTCGCAACGTCCCGGGCTGCTGATCATCGCGGACAAGGGCTACGTGTCCGCCGAGTTGGACCGCTGGCTGGCTGAGCGCGGAGTCCGGATGCTCCGCCCGTCCTACCGCAACCGCACACCACGACCCGGCGAACACCTCCTGAAACCGATCCGGCAACTCATCGAGTCGGTCAACGACACGCTCAAGGGCCAACTCGACCTCGAACTACACGGCGGACGCAGCATCGAAGGCGTCGCCGTCCGCGTCGCGCAACGCCTCCTCGCGATGACCGCCGCAATCTGGCACAACCGCACCACCGGCCAAGCCGTCACCAGGTCCCTGATCGCCTACGACCACTAA
- a CDS encoding DNA cytosine methyltransferase → MHTVVDLFAGCGGGSMGFEKAGFKTLAAIEIDADAAAAFALNVGVKPIVKDIRDVSVEELQAVGVQTGELTLLFGCPPCQSFTVLRRGSAASDHDLRRNSLIFEYLRLVEVLRPRHIAFENVPGLVNGRWSEYFEIFREELDAMGYRIAWDVIDAADYGVPQRRKRVLVIGSRVTEPQLPEPTHGPKGAKKPYVTVRQAIYGLPELAPGEADSHDPFHKARRHSQLALRRLAHIPEGGGRADLPEELVLKCHKNHNGHYDIYGRMWWDRVAPTLTSGCTNVTRGRFAHPEQDRAITLREAMLLQTFPRRAELRGTHDAMALQVGNAVPSLLAERIAEKIAQMERQSVPALNEDSKLAKSVDEIGKVLVP, encoded by the coding sequence ATGCATACCGTTGTCGACCTGTTCGCGGGCTGCGGCGGCGGATCCATGGGATTCGAGAAGGCCGGCTTCAAGACCCTCGCCGCGATCGAGATCGACGCAGACGCCGCGGCGGCCTTCGCCTTGAACGTAGGCGTGAAGCCGATCGTCAAAGACATCCGCGACGTGTCTGTCGAGGAGCTCCAGGCCGTCGGCGTCCAGACGGGGGAGCTGACTCTACTGTTTGGCTGCCCTCCATGTCAGAGCTTCACCGTGCTTCGCAGGGGAAGCGCCGCCAGTGATCATGACTTGCGGCGAAACTCTCTGATCTTCGAATATCTCCGACTGGTTGAAGTCCTCCGGCCACGCCACATCGCATTCGAGAACGTCCCCGGCCTTGTAAACGGCCGGTGGTCGGAGTACTTCGAAATCTTTCGCGAGGAACTCGATGCGATGGGATACCGGATCGCCTGGGACGTGATCGACGCCGCGGACTACGGCGTGCCGCAACGACGCAAGCGGGTTCTCGTCATCGGCAGTCGCGTCACCGAACCGCAGCTTCCTGAGCCCACGCACGGCCCCAAAGGGGCTAAAAAGCCGTACGTCACGGTGCGGCAGGCGATTTACGGCCTGCCGGAGTTAGCGCCAGGTGAAGCTGATTCGCACGATCCCTTCCACAAGGCCCGTCGCCACAGCCAGCTCGCCCTACGCAGGTTGGCCCACATCCCCGAGGGCGGCGGGCGGGCAGATTTGCCCGAGGAGCTCGTGCTCAAGTGCCACAAGAATCACAACGGCCATTACGACATTTACGGCCGGATGTGGTGGGACCGCGTAGCACCTACCCTCACCTCTGGCTGCACCAACGTGACCAGGGGACGTTTTGCGCATCCCGAACAGGACCGCGCAATCACCCTTCGCGAGGCGATGCTGCTGCAGACGTTCCCGCGGAGAGCGGAGCTGCGCGGCACCCACGATGCAATGGCACTGCAAGTAGGCAACGCGGTCCCTAGCCTGCTTGCAGAACGCATCGCCGAAAAAATCGCTCAGATGGAACGCCAGTCCGTGCCGGCTCTCAACGAGGACAGCAAGCTGGCGAAGTCCGTGGATGAGATTGGTAAGGTCCTCGTCCCATAG
- a CDS encoding DEAD/DEAH box helicase: protein MSAAEGPAGEGYRTDASANRLADPRHVDLAPWQLDAVETWVSGSDRPAYRGTLEIFTGGGKSLIALECIRRAAFLEPQLRVAIVVPTLALARQWHDVVLRHTMLDPRDVGRLDGEHKDDLKSKRILISVLNTAAERLPELAVAAAAPLMLVVDECHRAGAPRFSRVLETRAPFRLGLSATAERDDVDEQGLPIQYDDHILGEKLGPLVYRFDLRAARKVGWLPEYTVHHHAVELTPEERRRYEQLTRRIDDLSERLDDFGVPSSLVRQATGRPGEMGALARSYVGTVAQRKDLLYRAGERTRVVTEILCGLVDRADKPRALFFHERIDEAVDLHRRLTEAGLGFPIGLEHSGLPEAQRRDALARFAQGSTPVLVSVKSLIEGIDVPDADVGISVASSSSVRQRVQALGRVLRRRFDGGSKHAEMHIIYVHDTVDEAIYAKEDWSDLTGEAVNRYRLWRVGAAEPDDRQGPPRTPRPTEDQFWDSLGRKVPSEPVLWTPDLPVSEWSLDSRGSVTTVTDRLVANAQDVAPRVALIKSGGGRFRVSNRHRLIVVPDFEGGEVRAWLVGRLAEPFELIAPAGAETQSVAPAEEPEPGAPYCGPNDRKGGSYHIRQKAGGVIERRVASGREWAAVDPSDGPADLVDNAVRLLHAWRRTGESGLQFHLNQAGDAYYVSGGQIRFLARVPGGFAWPN, encoded by the coding sequence ATGAGCGCGGCAGAAGGGCCAGCTGGTGAGGGCTATCGGACGGACGCCTCGGCGAATCGACTGGCCGACCCTCGACATGTCGACCTGGCGCCCTGGCAGCTCGACGCTGTCGAGACGTGGGTCAGCGGCAGCGATCGGCCGGCGTACCGCGGGACGCTGGAGATCTTTACGGGTGGGGGCAAATCGCTGATCGCGTTGGAGTGCATCCGTCGGGCCGCATTCCTCGAACCGCAACTCCGCGTCGCCATCGTCGTGCCGACACTCGCCCTCGCGCGGCAGTGGCACGACGTGGTGCTCCGCCACACGATGCTGGATCCGCGGGACGTGGGCCGGCTCGACGGGGAGCACAAGGACGACCTGAAGTCCAAGAGGATTCTGATCAGTGTGCTCAACACGGCCGCCGAGCGGCTACCCGAGCTGGCGGTAGCTGCCGCAGCCCCGCTGATGCTCGTCGTCGACGAGTGCCACCGAGCGGGAGCGCCTCGCTTCTCGCGCGTGCTGGAAACCAGAGCGCCCTTCCGGCTCGGCCTCAGCGCGACCGCAGAGCGTGACGACGTCGACGAGCAAGGCCTGCCGATCCAGTACGACGACCACATACTCGGTGAGAAGCTCGGCCCCCTGGTTTACCGCTTCGATCTCCGCGCGGCCCGGAAAGTCGGGTGGCTCCCGGAGTACACCGTGCATCACCACGCGGTGGAGCTGACGCCGGAGGAGCGCCGCCGCTACGAACAGCTGACCCGACGTATCGACGACCTGTCGGAGCGGCTGGACGACTTCGGTGTGCCAAGCTCACTGGTGCGCCAGGCGACAGGGCGGCCTGGTGAGATGGGGGCGCTGGCCCGTAGCTACGTCGGGACGGTGGCGCAGCGGAAGGACCTGCTGTACCGGGCGGGCGAGCGCACGCGTGTCGTGACAGAAATTCTGTGCGGCTTGGTCGACCGGGCGGACAAACCGCGCGCCTTGTTTTTCCACGAACGCATCGACGAGGCGGTCGACTTGCACCGCCGGTTGACGGAAGCCGGCCTGGGATTTCCGATCGGTTTAGAGCACTCCGGACTGCCCGAGGCGCAGCGACGGGATGCCCTCGCACGCTTCGCCCAGGGCTCGACACCCGTCCTCGTCAGCGTCAAGTCGCTTATCGAGGGCATTGACGTGCCGGACGCCGACGTCGGCATATCCGTCGCTTCTTCATCGAGCGTCAGACAGCGGGTGCAGGCCCTCGGTCGGGTCTTGCGCCGGCGTTTCGACGGCGGCAGCAAACACGCCGAGATGCACATCATCTACGTCCACGACACCGTCGACGAGGCTATCTATGCCAAGGAGGACTGGTCCGACCTGACCGGGGAGGCCGTCAACCGGTACCGGCTATGGCGGGTCGGAGCTGCAGAGCCGGACGATCGCCAGGGGCCGCCGAGGACGCCCAGACCCACCGAGGATCAGTTTTGGGACAGCCTCGGCCGCAAGGTGCCCTCGGAGCCGGTGTTGTGGACACCCGATCTGCCGGTCTCGGAATGGAGCCTTGACTCCCGCGGCTCCGTCACCACGGTCACCGACAGGCTGGTGGCCAACGCCCAGGACGTGGCCCCGCGGGTCGCCCTGATCAAAAGTGGCGGTGGAAGGTTCCGTGTTTCGAACCGGCACCGACTGATCGTGGTGCCTGACTTCGAGGGCGGGGAGGTGCGAGCCTGGCTGGTCGGGCGGCTCGCCGAGCCGTTCGAACTCATCGCACCGGCGGGCGCCGAGACCCAGTCGGTTGCTCCTGCCGAAGAGCCCGAACCCGGAGCTCCCTATTGCGGTCCGAACGACCGGAAGGGCGGCAGTTACCACATCAGGCAGAAGGCTGGCGGCGTCATCGAGCGGCGGGTCGCCAGCGGTCGGGAGTGGGCGGCGGTCGACCCGTCCGACGGCCCTGCCGATCTGGTCGACAACGCCGTTCGCCTGCTGCATGCCTGGCGCCGAACGGGTGAGAGCGGCCTGCAGTTTCACCTCAACCAGGCCGGGGACGCCTATTACGTGAGCGGCGGACAAATCCGCTTCCTTGCCCGCGTGCCCGGCGGCTTCGCGTGGCCAAATTAG